In the genome of Bacteroidia bacterium, the window TGGCTTTAACATCCGTGATTTTAATTGCTCGTTCCATGCATGCACCTAAGGCACTAATTTTATCCCTGGCACCCAAGTCGGTTTCGTCTGCCTTTGCCCTTGGAATTGCCGAAAGCATTGGTGGAATTCCTGCTCTGGCAGCCGCCATTGCCATTTGTATCGGCTTAATTGGAGCACTGTTTGCTTATCCTTTACTGGCCTTAATGAACATACGCAATCCAATCTCTCAAAGCTTAAGTGTTGGCCTTGCAGCTCATGGTATCGGCACAGCCCGTTCCTTACAATTCAGTAATCGCTTTGCAGCTTTTTCAACACTGGCCTTTATTTTAAACGGTATACTTACTTCGCTTCTAGCTCCCTGGCTTGTAAAATGGTTGCTGGGATAATAAGTTTCATATTTTGGCGGGTCCCATTCGCCAACCGGCTATTTTCCCTGATACCAAAAAGTAAAACAAAGGCGAATGGTCGGGCTATTCGTTCCTAGTCCTCGTCGCCCTTGGCTAGCGCCGCGGTCTCCTGTGGGCTATCCACTGCTATCCCTACCCGACCTAAACCCCGGCCATGGTCACATTTCCTTAAACCAGGTGTGGTCCGAAGCAATTTATCTTCTGTCAAAAAACTTGATGGGTTTGCGACTAATTTCCGGATGCACAATTTTAGCAATCTCTTCCGGCGTTTGAAAAACAATAGTAGGTGAAACCCTCAGTTTGGCTCTAAAATGATCTTTAATCGTTTTTTCAAACCATTCTCCTGAGTCCTTGCTGGCTATTCGAATTACAATTTCGTCGGTGCCAAGTTCATTCGTAAACACCTCTACGGCATAATTGGTAACATGGTCAAAATCATTCAGCAAATCGAAGAATGCCGGCGGATACAAGGTGGTTCCTTTGTACTTAATCATTTGTTTTCTTCGGCCAATAATAGGACCTAATCGGGTGGTAGTTCTTCCACAAGCACACACCTCGTTGTAATGGTAACAGATGTCGCCTGTTTTAAACCGCAACAAGGGCATTCCCTCCACACCCAGGGTGGTTACAACCACTTCGCCTGGTTCGTTGTCAGCT includes:
- a CDS encoding LrgB family protein, which encodes MLIWTDIIALVATGLVFFLGQFIQKKTGLIVLNPILFSMVLLIVIIQLSGWNYASYHHGARYIEWLLKPAVVALGLPLYQNLKTIKKQAIPILVSHSVGCILALTSVILIARSMHAPKALILSLAPKSVSSAFALGIAESIGGIPALAAAIAICIGLIGALFAYPLLALMNIRNPISQSLSVGLAAHGIGTARSLQFSNRFAAFSTLAFILNGILTSLLAPWLVKWLLG